Part of the Halostella litorea genome is shown below.
TCAGAAGGGCGCGTGTTACACCGACTACGTCAACGCCGACCAGCGGATCAAACACCCGCTCAAGCGCGTCGGCGAGCGCGGCGAGGGGAAGTGGCAGCGGATCTCCTGGGACGAGGCGCTGACCGAGATCGCCGAACACGTCGTCGACGAGGTGCAGGCGGGCCGGTACGACGCGATCAGCGGCTTCACCCCCATCCCGGCGATGAGTCCGGTGTCGTTCGCCAGCGGCTCCCGACTCGTCAACCTGCTCGGGGGCGTCTCCCACAGCTTCTACGACTGGTACTCGGACCTCCCGCCGGGCCAGCCGATCACGTGGGGGACCCAGACCGACAACGCCGAGAGCGCCGACTGGTACAACGCCGACTACATCATCGCGTGGGGGTCGAACATCAACGTCACGCGCATCCCCGACGCGAAGTACTTCCTCGAAGCCGGCTACGACGGGACCAAACGGGTCGGCGTGTTCACCGACTACTCCCAGACCGCCATCCACACCGACGAGTGGATCAGCCCCGAGGGCGGCACCGACACCGCCCTCGCGCTCGGGATGGCACGCACCATCGTCGACGAGGGGCTGTACGACGAGGCGCACCTGAAAGAGCAGACCGACATGCCGCTGCTCGTCCGGGAGGACACCGGGAAGTTCCTCCGGGCGAGCGACGTGCCGGCCGTCGACTCCGACGCCGACCGGCCTGAGTGGATGCTCCTGCTGGTCGACGGCGACGGGAACCTCCGGGAGGCCCCGGGGTCGCTCGGGGAGCGCGACGGACAGAAGGACTACTCGAAGAGCATCGACCTCGACTTCGACCCGCGGCTCGACGCCGAACTGACTGTCGAGACCGAAGACGGCCCCGTCGAGGTCCGGACGGTGTGGAACGAACTCCGGGACGAACTCGCCGAGTACGACCCCGGGACGGTCCACGAGGAGACCGGCGTCGGCCGGGAGACGTACCAGCGGATCGCCCGCGAGTTCGCCGAGGCCGGGAAGGCGAAGATCGTCCACGGCAAGGGCGTCAACGACTGGTACCACAACGACCTGGGCAACCGCGCGATCCAGTTGCTCGTCACGCTGACCGGCAACCTCGGCGAGCAGGGCACCGGCCTCGACCACTACGTCGGCCAGGAGAAGATCTGGACGTTCCACGGCTGGAAGACGCTCTCGTTCCCGACCGGCTCGGTCCGGGGCGTGCCGACGACGCTGTGGACGTACTACCACTCGGGCATCCTCGACACCGCCGACGCCGACACCGCCGCGAAGATCCGCGAGGCAGTCGACGAGGGGTGGATGCCGGTGTACCCCGAGGAGCGCGAGGACGGCTCCCGGCCCGACCCCACCACGATGTTCGTCTGGCGGGGCAACTACTTCAACCAGGCCAAGGGCAACGTCGCCGTCGAGGAGGAACTGTGGCCGAAACTCGACCTCGTCGTCGACATCAACTTCCGGATGGACTCGACGGCGATGTACAGCGACATCGTGTTGCCGGCCGCGAGCCACTACGAGAAACACGACCTCTCGATGACGGACATGCACACCTACGTGCACCCGTTCACGCCAGCGGTCGAGCCGCTGGGCGAGTCCAAGACCGACTGGCAGATCTTCCGCGAACTCGCCGCGAAGATCCAGGAGGTCGCCACCGAGCGCGGCGTCGACCCCGTCCCCGACCGGCAGTTCGACCGGGAGATCGACCTCCAGTCGATCCACGACGACTACGTCCGCGACTGGGAGACCGACGAGCCGGGCGCGCTAGCGGAGGACCGCGCGGCCTGCGAGTACATCCTCGAACACTCCGCGGAGACGAACCCCGCGGACACCGACGACCGGATCGAGTTCGCCGACACCGTCGAACAGCCCCAGCGGCTGCTCGCGGCCGGCGACCACTGGACCTCCGACATCGAGGACGGCGAGGCGTACGCCCCGTGGCAGGACTTCGTGCAGGAGAAGAACCCGTGGCCGACCGTCAGCGGCAGACAGCAGTACTACGTCGACCACGACTGGTTCCTCGAACTCGACGAGCAGCTGCCGACCCACAAGGAGGGGCCGGAGAACACCGGCGGCGACTACCCGCTGTCGTACAACACGCCCCACAGCCGCTGGGCGATCCACTCGACCTGGCGGGACAGCGAGAAGCTGCTGCGCCTCCAGCGCGGCGAGCCGACCGTCTTCCTCAACCCGGAGGACGCCGCCGAGCGGGGCATCGAGGACGGCGACACGGTCGAGGTGTACAACGACATGGGGAGCGTCGAGGTGCAGGCGAAGATCTACCCCAGCAGCGAGCCGGGAACCGTCCGCCACTACTTCTCGTGGGAGCGGTTCCAGTACGACAGCCGGAACAACTTCAACACGCTCGTCCCGATGTACATGAAGCCGACGCAGTTGGTGCAGTACCCCGAGGACTCGGGCGAACACCTCCACTTCTTCCCCAACTACTGGGGACCGACCGGCGTCAACAGCGACGTCCGCGTCGACGTGCGGAAGAAAGGGGGTGACGGCGGATGAGCACCGACGGATCCCAGTCCGACGGCGAGGACGACGGCGTCGGCCTCGCGGAGGGGGTCGACCACCAGGTCGCCATGGTGATGGACCTGAACAAGTGCGTCGGCTGTCAGACGTGTACGGTCGCGTGCAAGTCGCTGTGGACCGAGGGCGACGGCAGCGACTACATGTACTGGAACAACGTCGAGACGAAACCCGGGGAGGGGTATCCCCGCGGCTGGGAGGAGTCGGGCGGCGGCTGGAAGTCCGGCGAGCACGCCGAGCGCCAGCCCGGCGAGATCCCGGCCAAGGAGGACTACGGGGAGGCGTGGGAGTTCAACCACGAGTCGATCATGTACGACGGGAGCGACGAGCCGCTCCGCCCCGACAGCGACCCCGAGTGGGGGCCGAACTGGGACGAGGACGAGGGGGCCGGCGAGTACCCCAACTCCTACTACTTCTACCTCCCGCGCATCTGCAACCACTGCACGCACCCCTCCTGCGTCGAGGCGTGCCCGCGGAAGGCCATCTACAAGCGCGAGGAGGACGGCATCGTGCTGATCGACCAGGAGCGCTGCCGCGGCTACCGCTACTGCGTCGAGGGCTGTCCGTACAAGAAGGTGTACTACAACGCGACGACGAAGACGTCCGAGAAGTGCATCTTCTGTTACCCCCGCATCGAGGGGGAGGGCCCGGACGGCGAGACGTTCGCGCCGGCCTGCGCGGAGGACTGCCCGCCCCAGCTCCGACTGGTCGGCTACCTCGACGACGAGGAGGGACCGATCTACAAGCTCGTCGAGGAGTACGGGGTCGCGCTGCCGCTCCACCCCGAGTACCGCACGCAGCCGAACGTGTACTACATCCCCCCGTTCGCGCCGCCCCAGCACTCCGAGGACGGCGAGACGGTCGACGTCGACCGCATCCCGCGGCCGTACCTCGAGGAGCTGTTCGGCGAGCGCGTCCACGACGCGCTCGACACCATCGAGCGCGAGCGAGAGCGCGTGAACCGCGGCGGCGACAGCGAACTGCTCGACCTGCTCACCGACACCAACCCGGCGCGCAAGTACCGGCTGGAGGTGTTCGACGATGCGTAGCGAAGCGAGCCCCGACGCCGCTCGGCAACGCGAGCGGCCGACGGTCGCGAGCGAAGCGAAGCATCGTCGCGCTCGCCGGAACGTCGTTCCGGAGGTGTTCGACGATGCGTAGCGAAGCGGACGGCGACCGCCGCGCCGTCGCCGTCGGCGCGGTCGCGCTCGCCTGCCTGATCCTCGTCGTCAGCGCGCTCGTCCCGGCGCTGGTGGCGGCGCGCCCGGCGTACGAGGTCCCGGTCGAGTCCGTGTCCGCGGACGGGAACCCCGAGCGGCCGTCGGGCGAGGCGTGGGACACGGTGCCGGCGGCCGACGTGCCGCTGGCCAGCGCGCCGAGCGGCCTGCCCAACGCCAGCGACACGTCCGTCGAGACGGTGCGCGTCCAGTCGGCCCGGACGGACGACCGGTTCTACGTCCGGCTGTCGTGGGCCGACGGGACGGCCGACCGGAACGTCACGGGGCCGCGCAGGTTCGTCGACGCCGCGGCGGTCCAGGTGCCGGCCGACGCCAGCACCCGCCCGCCGATAGCGATGGGCGGGACGCGGAACATGGTGAACGTCTGGTACTGGCGCGCCGACGGCGACGGGGAGGAACTGCTCGCCGGCGGGGCCGGGACGACGACCGAGATCGAGGAGGGCGGCGTCA
Proteins encoded:
- a CDS encoding ethylbenzene dehydrogenase-related protein — protein: MRSEADGDRRAVAVGAVALACLILVVSALVPALVAARPAYEVPVESVSADGNPERPSGEAWDTVPAADVPLASAPSGLPNASDTSVETVRVQSARTDDRFYVRLSWADGTADRNVTGPRRFVDAAAVQVPADASTRPPIAMGGTRNMVNVWYWRADGDGEELLAGGAGTTTEIEEGGVNATATHDDGRWTVVMSRDLESNAENRTSLAVDHDVDVAFAVWNGSGMERSGRKAVSEWHHVPLGGGPQGPPYETILWTVAGLAIAGVALVTVHAVRST
- the narH gene encoding nitrate reductase subunit beta, which codes for MSTDGSQSDGEDDGVGLAEGVDHQVAMVMDLNKCVGCQTCTVACKSLWTEGDGSDYMYWNNVETKPGEGYPRGWEESGGGWKSGEHAERQPGEIPAKEDYGEAWEFNHESIMYDGSDEPLRPDSDPEWGPNWDEDEGAGEYPNSYYFYLPRICNHCTHPSCVEACPRKAIYKREEDGIVLIDQERCRGYRYCVEGCPYKKVYYNATTKTSEKCIFCYPRIEGEGPDGETFAPACAEDCPPQLRLVGYLDDEEGPIYKLVEEYGVALPLHPEYRTQPNVYYIPPFAPPQHSEDGETVDVDRIPRPYLEELFGERVHDALDTIERERERVNRGGDSELLDLLTDTNPARKYRLEVFDDA
- a CDS encoding nitrate reductase subunit alpha; its protein translation is MSRNDYTTDDDETTDPPGGDETAGRSDGTAAPPDGDGTDADPGDGPDVGDPIGDPADGSVSRRSFLEGVGIASVLGLGGASAADSLFEMDGLEAVDDPIGNYPYRDWEDLYREEWDWDSVARSTHSVNCTGSCSWNVYVKNGQVWREEQSGDYPRFDESLPDPNPRGCQKGACYTDYVNADQRIKHPLKRVGERGEGKWQRISWDEALTEIAEHVVDEVQAGRYDAISGFTPIPAMSPVSFASGSRLVNLLGGVSHSFYDWYSDLPPGQPITWGTQTDNAESADWYNADYIIAWGSNINVTRIPDAKYFLEAGYDGTKRVGVFTDYSQTAIHTDEWISPEGGTDTALALGMARTIVDEGLYDEAHLKEQTDMPLLVREDTGKFLRASDVPAVDSDADRPEWMLLLVDGDGNLREAPGSLGERDGQKDYSKSIDLDFDPRLDAELTVETEDGPVEVRTVWNELRDELAEYDPGTVHEETGVGRETYQRIAREFAEAGKAKIVHGKGVNDWYHNDLGNRAIQLLVTLTGNLGEQGTGLDHYVGQEKIWTFHGWKTLSFPTGSVRGVPTTLWTYYHSGILDTADADTAAKIREAVDEGWMPVYPEEREDGSRPDPTTMFVWRGNYFNQAKGNVAVEEELWPKLDLVVDINFRMDSTAMYSDIVLPAASHYEKHDLSMTDMHTYVHPFTPAVEPLGESKTDWQIFRELAAKIQEVATERGVDPVPDRQFDREIDLQSIHDDYVRDWETDEPGALAEDRAACEYILEHSAETNPADTDDRIEFADTVEQPQRLLAAGDHWTSDIEDGEAYAPWQDFVQEKNPWPTVSGRQQYYVDHDWFLELDEQLPTHKEGPENTGGDYPLSYNTPHSRWAIHSTWRDSEKLLRLQRGEPTVFLNPEDAAERGIEDGDTVEVYNDMGSVEVQAKIYPSSEPGTVRHYFSWERFQYDSRNNFNTLVPMYMKPTQLVQYPEDSGEHLHFFPNYWGPTGVNSDVRVDVRKKGGDGG